acatagatgagagactcaatactaactgactgactgtctatgaagcctctaaaatactgagatagatgttgggacagaccccgcaacatcctaaacaaacaaaactaagaaaacCAAAATgaccgagtcctccggaatgcaaagaggcttaCCACTGACTCTCTCAACTGGACCAACGGCGTGctagatgctgatcctgggtacctacgtctgcatcataacaagatgcaggccaactggcatgagtacatggaatgtacgagtatgcgagctggaccgctaaacaacaacttaagcttgaaagggatacaaaagagaacttaccttggctctgttcaactcatgaataattgaactcaatataaagcaatgagacacatgcaatatatataaagcttacaaaactatttaaaacatgacatcaaaaatcatatttataatatcatgaaaataccatgcttcctctcaaagtctacttgtgcaatgcatgaataaagtctcatacccccatccacactaagcagaacttctcgaggaaccaagctctttctactgtgggagttctcTAATCGACAGCCACCACTACATgtctaagtggtgatacaacgtcttgtccacgctgccagaactgttcTATGAAAGCTTGACTTCAAGACTTTACTTTtgttatttccttttatttttattttcatgtttggaGATATATTTGATTATGATGAAAGATTGACTTACCTACCCATGGAAAAGAGTAGATACAATCATGACCTTCAATTTTGGGTCTTAGCAGTTTTCTGTcgaattttattttcttcatgattGTTAATTAGTAAAGGTTTGTTACCTCATTAGGATTGGTAAAGTAAGGTCTAGCCCCACTTTCCTTGCAGTTGTGGTTGTTGAGGATTTTTACTTTATAAATAAATGCCGCTAGACACTCTGTCTAAAGGAAACTTAACCTGGATATTGGACTCCTAAAATATTGGAATGAACCATATTTGTAGATCAATTTGAATTCTGCCTTTTTCTCTATTCTTTTCAATAGAAATTTTTTCCCTTGTTGGTTGGTAAGAGGAGAAGGTTTAATGGAGAGAAATTTCTCTGTTTTGTTAAATTTGTCTGGTTGCATTGTTTTGATTGAATAGATAAATGTTGAGTAATTGTATCAAAGTAAATGTATAAAGCATATACACAGTGAAGCAAGACATTTaagaagttttattttattagctTGGACTTGTCTATACTTTTTCCCAATTAGAAGGatacaaatttattttgcttgGACTTGTCTATGCTATTGAACTCTAACATATGACAATGAAATTAGATTCTCAAAATAGTCATGAATATTTCTTGTAATGGCTGAGTCCTGCTTGTCAATGCAACAGATCAAACAGTGACATATGTTGAATTTACAAATTTTTGTGCTGCTGCTGATCTTATTTCATGCTTCTTTTTCTGCCATACACGCAACAAGCGTATTGTGTTACCGAGTAGAAGTAGTGCCATTAAGCCACACCATACGAAAATTCCAATTTCAATGATCTGACCAAGTGCATCACTGTCCTTGCCAGGCGTGAGGATGTAAATTGATACGCCATAAGTGACTGCTATTGAGGAAACTGTCGACCACATGATAACCATCAAACCCCACATGAAAATCCTGCGCCTGAAGGGCAATCCACTTATCAGCAGCAAGATTGTGCTGAGAGAAGAAACAAAGGCAATGGTGTTGGCACGAAGAAAAAATCGATACGATTTGGGATGAATAAAAGCCATTACTGCCCGCCCAGCTTTATGTGGGGGTATTTCCTGATTAGTTAATTCTTCACTTTCTTCCCAAACACCTCCTGGAGGGTTCACTCCAGCTTGGAATGCCATGCTTGCAATAAGTGAGGCCACCACCATTATTGTCTCGCGTTTTTTGGAAAGCCAATCACCTTTTGATGGGGGCTTTTGAGCCTCATTTCCCCCTAAATATACCGGTGGTGTAGATACTTCAGAATTGTTATTTCCAGCAGAGCCATTGGAAATTTTGGTACAATTCTGAATATCTTTTGCCCTTAAACCTCCAGCTTCTCGAAGACACTCTCCAATTGATAGATCATTCACGCCCCTCCGACTCTGTGCTAAAATATCTAATGCTGTATTCCCATTTGCATCCATAGCATTCACATCAATATGATGCGTCTTTAGCAAGTACTTGGCAGTCTGCAAGATTTGATTGGTAAGTGGTTTAATTACTATACTGCTTATAAGAAATTGAACATAGTCATTCATACCTCAATTTGCTTATCAGCAACAGCCAAATGCAGAATGTTATGTCCATCACCATCCTTTGCATTCAAGAACACATGGTCCCATCCAATCTCCATTAGCACCTTCAGAACCTCCAGCTGATTATGCTTCACACATAAATGCAAAACGTTTTCTCCATTGATCATCGTTCCTAGAGCTGCACGAGGCCTGACATGTATCAGTTCTTTGATGACTTCAACTCGACCTTTGATGGCTGCAAGATGGAGAGGATTTCCACCATCGCAATCACGAGCTAGACACAGTTCAGCATTTACCAACAACAACATCTTTACAATATGCAGGTGACCTTTGGCTGAAGCTACGTGAAGAGCAGATGACTTTCGTGAATCCAATTCAGAAGCAAGCTGAGGATTTCGAGCCAGAATTAACCTCACAAACTCAATATGGCCACACAGTGCTGCTATGTGTAAAGGTGTTTCATTGAAGCAAGTTAAGGTAAGTCTATCAAGAATTAAAGAATCTTGTTCAAGTAATTCTTGTAAAACTCTAACATCTCCTTTAACTGAAGCTTCATACAATCGCTTCTCCATATCCATTTTCATCTATTAGATACTTTTTTACAAACAGAATTGCATAATTTTATAGTTGCTGATATTTCTGAACTTATTGGATTGAGTCATCCTTGGAAAAGTCTTGCACAAAATTTTAGACTTGTTTAAATGATACTATTCACGATGCTTTGGAAGCTCCTAACCTCAAAGTTCGATTACCATTTTGTCCTTATCTTAtccctaaaataaattaaatattaagtaatagttatatttaaatttatgcaTCAAACACGATCTTAATTTAATCGTATATTCATGTACTAAATGTGGGTAATGAAGAGTCTAATaacattcaattttaatttgtcaGATAAGTGGGGTATTGAAGAGTCTATCAAACACACTCACAcaacattatttatatttccttCTTTCATCCAAATTTGTGATCATCTTGCATTCTACATTAGGTTAGTCTACATCATTTGTAAAATTTGCATTACCAATTTGTAATTGTAAAAATTCCTACTCattcatttatttgtattctttaaaATTCCATGCATATTcattcatcttctttttgttgagaaatatataaattatcatAGTTACAAGATGAATATTCTCCAATATGAAATTGTaagtgaatttttaattttcatagctccatctttttgagtttttaaatataaattcgTAATTGATTactatatttttgtattcttcatttcttctatccttaggatataaatataataaagctAATCCCaatgtatatttataattaattattttgagggTAAGCATATTAAATCTTGCAGAATATTTTCACAACTAGACTCGTAAAAGAGTAAGTCTTTGATAAACATTTATAGTTATGCCTTCTTCGTTGTTTGATAatcatttatctttttatataaCATCTTtgtactttttcctttttttatgtAATCTCAAATGTTTAGAAAATTCATGTACATAACAATTACAAAGGG
This genomic stretch from Solanum stenotomum isolate F172 chromosome 10, ASM1918654v1, whole genome shotgun sequence harbors:
- the LOC125841976 gene encoding ankyrin repeat-containing protein ITN1-like, whose product is MKMDMEKRLYEASVKGDVRVLQELLEQDSLILDRLTLTCFNETPLHIAALCGHIEFVRLILARNPQLASELDSRKSSALHVASAKGHLHIVKMLLLVNAELCLARDCDGGNPLHLAAIKGRVEVIKELIHVRPRAALGTMINGENVLHLCVKHNQLEVLKVLMEIGWDHVFLNAKDGDGHNILHLAVADKQIETAKYLLKTHHIDVNAMDANGNTALDILAQSRRGVNDLSIGECLREAGGLRAKDIQNCTKISNGSAGNNNSEVSTPPVYLGGNEAQKPPSKGDWLSKKRETIMVVASLIASMAFQAGVNPPGGVWEESEELTNQEIPPHKAGRAVMAFIHPKSYRFFLRANTIAFVSSLSTILLLISGLPFRRRIFMWGLMVIMWSTVSSIAVTYGVSIYILTPGKDSDALGQIIEIGIFVWCGLMALLLLGNTIRLLRVWQKKKHEIRSAAAQKFVNSTYVTV